One candidate division KSB1 bacterium genomic window carries:
- a CDS encoding DMT family transporter, giving the protein MGGHVDGSTVGVVSRPRATLALGAAILCWASIPLFLKYFSSLLDAWTLNAYRYTVAAAVYLPFLLSRAGRGRVPKGLWKCALVPTFFNIVSQNLWTWAPYFINPGLMSFLARGSIVWSVIGSFVIFPDERPAIKSPRFAIGLTVAAAGYGALMVQQGGLSHGPSMVGVVIMVSCGLFTAGYGLTVRRFLRAADPRLAFAIIALYTAASANVLMALLGHPQRLAALDLSTALLMALSALLGLAIAQVAYYMAVARLGVAICSSSMLMTSFLTILASGQLFGERFSLGQWVAGSLLIAGGILVIRSARHVEAWRSRAA; this is encoded by the coding sequence ATGGGTGGCCACGTAGACGGCAGCACCGTGGGCGTCGTTTCTCGCCCGCGAGCCACCCTCGCACTTGGTGCGGCTATCCTCTGCTGGGCATCTATCCCGCTCTTTCTGAAATACTTCTCTTCCCTGCTGGATGCCTGGACCTTGAACGCCTACCGGTACACCGTCGCTGCGGCGGTGTACCTCCCCTTCCTTCTATCTCGAGCTGGTCGCGGACGGGTGCCGAAGGGGCTCTGGAAGTGTGCGCTGGTGCCAACCTTTTTCAACATCGTGAGCCAGAATTTGTGGACGTGGGCGCCCTATTTCATTAACCCAGGGCTCATGAGCTTCTTGGCGCGGGGCTCCATAGTCTGGTCTGTAATCGGCTCGTTTGTGATCTTTCCGGATGAGCGTCCGGCCATTAAGAGCCCCCGTTTTGCTATAGGGCTCACTGTGGCGGCGGCCGGCTACGGAGCGCTAATGGTGCAACAAGGGGGCCTTTCGCATGGCCCCAGCATGGTAGGCGTGGTCATCATGGTGAGCTGTGGACTCTTCACCGCGGGATACGGACTCACGGTGCGGAGATTCTTGAGAGCGGCGGATCCAAGACTCGCCTTTGCCATCATCGCACTTTATACGGCCGCAAGCGCCAACGTGCTTATGGCACTTTTGGGGCACCCCCAGCGTCTTGCGGCCCTTGACCTAAGCACCGCCCTGCTCATGGCCCTTTCCGCTCTGTTGGGCCTTGCCATCGCCCAGGTCGCGTACTACATGGCCGTGGCGCGCCTCGGCGTGGCGATATGCTCCTCCTCTATGCTCATGACCTCGTTTCTTACCATTCTCGCTTCTGGCCAACTCTTTGGTGAACGCTTTTCACTTGGGCAGTGGGTGGCAGGGAGCCTGCTCATCGCGGGGGGGATCCTCGTGATTCGCTCTGCACGACACGTGGAAGCCTGGCGCAGCAGGGCAGCATGA
- a CDS encoding GNAT family N-acetyltransferase, with product MSEVHLVQPLCSAQVKPAAHVLARAFRSDPAFVYVLPQAQRRESALAWLFERLVAATLEAGRAFTTASLSGVALWLGPGRHTLPTSTLLANGLALLPLTLGWRSFGRFLRLGRCTNQLHERTIRDPHLVLFALGVDPARQQQGIGRALLAPMLAEADANGLPCYLDTANAANLAYYAAHGFDFVSERTIAEALVLRAMVRMPRQGQA from the coding sequence ATGAGTGAAGTCCACCTCGTTCAGCCTCTGTGTTCCGCCCAGGTGAAGCCCGCTGCGCACGTGTTGGCGAGGGCCTTCCGCTCGGATCCGGCCTTCGTCTATGTGCTGCCACAGGCCCAGCGTCGCGAATCCGCCCTGGCTTGGCTTTTCGAGCGGCTGGTGGCCGCGACCCTGGAGGCGGGCCGTGCCTTCACCACCGCCTCGCTGAGCGGTGTTGCTCTGTGGCTGGGACCGGGGCGACACACGTTGCCGACAAGTACACTCTTGGCAAACGGCCTCGCCCTTTTGCCGTTGACGCTTGGCTGGCGTTCTTTCGGGCGCTTTCTCAGGTTAGGGCGCTGCACTAACCAGCTGCATGAACGCACCATCCGCGATCCGCATTTGGTCCTCTTCGCCCTGGGTGTCGATCCTGCTCGCCAGCAGCAAGGAATTGGTCGTGCTCTCCTGGCACCGATGTTGGCAGAGGCCGACGCGAACGGTCTGCCGTGTTACCTGGACACAGCCAACGCCGCCAACCTCGCCTACTATGCCGCACACGGCTTCGATTTCGTCTCTGAGCGGACCATCGCAGAGGCCCTCGTGCTCCGGGCGATGGTGAGGATGCCGCGGCAGGGTCAGGCGTGA
- a CDS encoding CocE/NonD family hydrolase — MKRSAFVAGFMLVLYGGLSGQTPLTIPMRDGTPLAGDLYLPGGGGPWPAVALRTPYGRRSPDVVLFANLLRSSGYAVVVEDTRGRFGSAGTDSVFLDDGWGRNQDGYDTVEWIAAQQWCDGRVGLWGLSALGISAYLAAGAAPPHLACCFVGLASADLYHEVVYPGGVLQKNLVEGWLSARGTPEMISLMREHPTYDQFWQQANLFERPSVVNVPIFHLAGWYDVFCRGPINAFAVLQADGGSQAKGRQVLLVAPTTHDFRSGELSYPANSAVDLVGETRRWFDVWLKGNPYPDDLPPVRIYLMGDTDSPHGPGNQWVRCEAWPPQPSWHTFFLAASGELAASPPADASAAVAYAFDPTRPVPTRGGQNLPPFLEAGPYDQRPNQESDLLRFTTAPLEEPLEVVGTPTVTLYASSDGPDTDWIVKLVDVYPDGREMLVCDGVLRARYREGFAFGQPLEPGVVYEFCIELLPTAIVFAPGHRVQLQVTSSSYPRFEPNPNTGALPGTDPASRVAFNTIMCNEFYPSHLLLPVTNLIGPSVVEETTGRPPEQPRLVRLYPNPARERTTLLLDLHAPADLEIVIFDVRGRAVAGPTRQHIGPEKTAMPLSTQGLPAGLYLVRLRAAGLVATGKLVITH; from the coding sequence ATGAAGAGGTCGGCTTTTGTGGCAGGTTTCATGCTGGTTCTTTACGGGGGCCTTTCAGGACAGACGCCGCTCACCATTCCCATGCGCGATGGGACTCCCCTTGCCGGGGACCTCTACTTGCCCGGCGGTGGTGGCCCGTGGCCGGCCGTGGCTCTGCGCACCCCTTATGGCCGGCGCTCACCGGACGTGGTTTTGTTCGCTAACCTCCTTCGCAGTTCCGGCTATGCTGTTGTTGTCGAGGACACACGCGGACGCTTCGGCTCTGCAGGGACCGATTCGGTATTCCTGGACGACGGATGGGGACGTAACCAGGATGGTTACGACACCGTGGAATGGATCGCAGCCCAGCAATGGTGTGATGGCCGCGTGGGGCTCTGGGGGTTGTCAGCCCTGGGCATCTCTGCCTACCTGGCTGCTGGTGCTGCTCCCCCTCACCTTGCCTGCTGCTTCGTGGGGCTGGCATCAGCGGATCTGTATCATGAGGTAGTGTACCCAGGAGGCGTACTGCAGAAGAACTTGGTGGAAGGATGGCTCTCTGCTCGGGGCACTCCCGAAATGATAAGCCTGATGCGGGAACACCCCACCTACGACCAATTCTGGCAGCAGGCCAACCTCTTCGAGCGCCCGAGTGTGGTCAACGTGCCCATTTTTCACCTGGCAGGCTGGTACGATGTGTTTTGCCGGGGACCAATCAACGCCTTCGCCGTACTCCAAGCAGACGGTGGGAGCCAGGCGAAGGGCCGCCAGGTGTTGTTGGTAGCGCCCACCACCCACGATTTCCGTTCAGGAGAGCTAAGCTATCCGGCAAACAGTGCTGTCGACCTGGTGGGGGAAACGCGTCGATGGTTCGACGTCTGGCTCAAGGGAAATCCTTACCCCGATGACTTGCCCCCAGTGCGCATTTATCTCATGGGCGACACCGATTCGCCCCATGGGCCGGGGAACCAATGGGTGAGGTGCGAGGCCTGGCCGCCCCAGCCGTCATGGCACACTTTTTTCCTTGCGGCATCCGGAGAACTAGCTGCTTCTCCGCCCGCAGATGCGAGCGCGGCAGTTGCCTACGCGTTCGACCCCACCAGGCCGGTCCCCACGAGAGGTGGACAGAACCTGCCGCCCTTTCTGGAGGCGGGGCCTTATGACCAGAGGCCCAATCAGGAGAGCGATCTTCTCCGCTTCACCACTGCGCCGCTTGAAGAACCGTTAGAGGTAGTGGGCACGCCCACGGTCACTCTGTATGCCTCCTCGGACGGGCCCGACACGGACTGGATCGTGAAGCTTGTGGATGTCTACCCCGACGGCCGGGAAATGCTCGTCTGTGATGGCGTCCTGCGCGCCCGCTATCGCGAAGGGTTCGCCTTCGGCCAGCCCCTGGAACCAGGCGTGGTGTACGAGTTTTGCATTGAGCTCCTCCCCACCGCGATTGTGTTTGCGCCGGGCCATCGGGTCCAGCTCCAAGTGACCAGCAGCAGTTATCCCCGGTTCGAACCGAACCCCAACACCGGTGCACTCCCAGGCACTGACCCAGCCTCTCGCGTGGCTTTTAACACCATCATGTGCAACGAGTTCTATCCGTCACACCTCCTCTTGCCGGTGACCAACTTGATCGGCCCCAGTGTAGTCGAAGAGACAACTGGGCGCCCCCCGGAACAGCCCAGGCTGGTCAGACTCTACCCCAACCCTGCCCGCGAGAGGACGACACTCCTTCTTGATCTCCACGCCCCCGCGGACTTGGAGATTGTCATATTTGACGTGAGGGGTCGCGCCGTGGCGGGCCCTACGAGGCAGCACATTGGTCCGGAGAAAACCGCGATGCCTTTAAGCACACAAGGGTTACCTGCAGGGCTGTATCTGGTGCGCCTCAGGGCGGCAGGATTAGTGGCTACAGGCAAGCTTGTCATCACGCACTGA
- a CDS encoding RnfABCDGE type electron transport complex subunit B — protein MSPTVVAILASMAGLGFLGVLFGGGLAYAAKKFAVHVDPRVEAVQAVLSGANCGACGYPGCAAFAQAVVAGAAPYTGCIPGGADSARQIAAIMGGETGELQEAPVAVVCCQGGKAEARDRFIYQGFEDCEAAQLIAGGQKACIYGCLGFGTCVRACPFDAMTMGDNGLPVVFEDKCTGCGKCVKACPRGIMQLIPRTQRIFIGCRSQDRGKQVKEVCTVGCTGCTLCANPKTTPSGSIRMNGFLPEIVNPFAEDLEMAFEKCPTHSFVRRGVSAPVERAQVEETTAA, from the coding sequence ATGAGTCCTACGGTTGTTGCGATCCTGGCGTCGATGGCAGGGTTGGGGTTTTTGGGGGTGCTCTTTGGTGGGGGATTGGCCTATGCGGCGAAGAAGTTTGCCGTACACGTGGACCCAAGGGTGGAAGCCGTGCAGGCGGTGCTCTCCGGCGCGAATTGCGGGGCGTGCGGTTACCCGGGATGCGCGGCATTTGCCCAGGCAGTGGTAGCTGGGGCCGCCCCTTACACCGGGTGCATTCCGGGTGGCGCGGATTCCGCGCGCCAAATTGCCGCCATCATGGGCGGCGAAACTGGCGAACTTCAAGAGGCGCCGGTAGCGGTGGTCTGTTGCCAGGGAGGCAAAGCCGAGGCAAGGGACCGCTTTATCTACCAAGGCTTTGAGGACTGCGAGGCGGCTCAGCTCATCGCTGGGGGGCAGAAGGCCTGTATCTACGGCTGCCTGGGCTTTGGTACGTGCGTGCGCGCGTGCCCGTTCGATGCGATGACCATGGGCGACAACGGATTGCCGGTGGTGTTCGAAGACAAGTGTACAGGCTGTGGCAAGTGCGTCAAAGCCTGCCCGCGCGGAATCATGCAGCTTATCCCACGCACGCAGCGCATCTTCATCGGATGTAGGTCCCAGGATAGGGGCAAGCAGGTGAAGGAAGTGTGCACCGTCGGGTGCACGGGGTGCACCCTTTGCGCTAACCCCAAGACTACGCCATCGGGTTCCATTCGGATGAATGGTTTCCTGCCGGAAATCGTGAATCCGTTTGCCGAGGACCTGGAGATGGCCTTCGAGAAATGCCCCACGCACAGCTTCGTCCGGCGTGGGGTGAGTGCCCCCGTCGAAAGGGCGCAGGTGGAGGAAACCACCGCAGCCTAG